One region of Molothrus aeneus isolate 106 chromosome 1, BPBGC_Maene_1.0, whole genome shotgun sequence genomic DNA includes:
- the TRIL gene encoding TLR4 interactor with leucine rich repeats, with product MGAPRRVRLMLLPRVLWGSVPLILLLLLPAAEPICPEPCDCQQHQHLLCTNRGLRSVPKTAEPQDILTYSLGGNFIANISAFDFHRLAGLQRLDLQYNRIRSLHPKAFERLERLEELYLGNNLLPALAPGTLSTLAKLRILYVNANEIGRLSAASFSGLDSLVKLRLDGNELGSLGDSTFSGLPNLLYLHLESNRIRWLSRGAFTGLTKLRFLDLSGNQQSSLRHPDIFGPLRSLHTLLLASNSLRQLTGGLFQHLPGLAKLSLSGNRLSHLAPDAFRGLGSLKELRLEGNLLSHLPATLLEPLDSLEALDLSRNALTALHPAAFGRLGRLRELSLRDNALATLPGELFASSLALYRLELEGNAWSCDCRLRGLKRWLAAWHSQGRLLTVFVQCHLPPALAGKYLDYLQDAQLSLPQDGGPCPDGASPSPPSPEGLGGNNSAAGLPPGPPPAASTARLTMGVPIAASATPAPLPSAAAWPRRAGAAGVPPLVSDPCDFNKLFLHNLSVEAVGSSWVTVRWAVRPHRSPRLLGPARFRLLFDRFGAAVKFQRFVYLPERGEPAATLRELRPDTPYLVCVEGVLGGRVCPVAPRDHCAGLVTLPEGGTAAAAAAGGPRGPDQQLLTLVLLAVNALLLLAALAAWAARLLRKKVLGRRRRKAAPVHVRQLYSTRRPLRSMGTGVSADFSGFQSHRPPRGAAACALSEADLIEFPCERFLDSGGGRHGDEHLLQRFAD from the coding sequence ATGGGGGCGCCGCGCCGGGTCCGCCTGATGCTGCTGCCGCGGGTGCTCTGGGGCTCCGTgcccctcatcctcctcctgctgctgcccgcGGCCGAGCCCATCTGCCCCGAGCCATGcgactgccagcagcaccagcacctcctcTGCACCAACCGGGGCCTGCGCTCCGTGCCCAAGACTGCCGAGCCGCAGGATATCCTCACCTACAGCCTCGGGGGCAACTTCATCGCCAACATCTCCGCCTTCGACTTCCACCGCCTGGCAGGGCTCCAGCGCCTGGATCTGCAGTACAACCGGATCCGCTCGCTGCACCCCAAGGCCTTTGAGCGCCTGGAGCGGCTGGAGGAGCTTTACTTGGGCAACAACCTGCTGCCAGCGCTGGCCCCTGGCACGCTCAGCACCCTGGCCAAGCTGCGCATCCTCTACGTGAACGCCAATGAGATCGGCCGTCTCAGCGCTGCCTCCTTCTCTGGCCTCGACAGCCTTGTCAAGCTGCGGCTAGACGGCAACGAGCTGGGCTCGCTGGGCGATTCCACTTTCTCAGGGCTGCCAAACTTACTCTATCTGCACCTGGAGTCCAACCGCATCCGCTGGCTGAGTCGCGGTGCCTTCACTGGCCTGACCAAGTTGCGCTTCCTCGACCTCTCAGGGAACCAGCAGAGCTCCCTTCGCCACCCAGACATCTTTGGGCCGCTGCGCTCCCTTCacaccctgctgctggccagcaaCAGCCTGCGGCAGCTGACAGGGGGGCTCTTCCAGCACCTGCCTGGCCTGGCAAAGCTCTCACTCAGCGGCAACCGACTGTCTCACCTGGCCCCGGATGCTTTCAGGGGGCTGGGCTCGCTGAAGGAGCTGCGCCTGGAGGGGAACCTGCTGAGCCACCTACCTGCCACCCTACTGGAGCCGCTGGACAGCCTGGAGGCACTGGATCTGAGCCGCAATGCACTGACCGCCCTGCACCCGGCCGCCTTCGGCCGCCTCGGCCGCTTGCGGGAGCTCAGCCTGCGGGACAACGCACTGGCCACGCTCCCCGGGGAGCTCtttgcctccagcctggccctctACCGCCTGGAGCTGGAGGGGAATGCCTGGAGCTGCGACTGCCGCCTTCGCGGCCTCAAGCGCTGGCTGGCGGCCTGGCACTCCCAGGGCCGCCTGCTCACCGTCTTCGTGCAGTGCCACCTGCCACCCGCCCTGGCCGGCAAGTACCTCGACTACCTGCAGGATGCCCAGCTGTCGCTGCCGCAGGACGGCGGCCCCTGCCCCGATGGTGCCTCTCCCTCCCCGCCATCCCCCGAGGGACTTGGCGGCAACAACAGTGCAGCGGGTCTGCCCCCAGGGCCACCGCCGGCCGCCTCCACCGCCCGCCTGACGATGGGGGTGCCCATAGCCGCCAGCGCCACGCCGGCACCGCTGCCCAGTGCAGCGGCGTGGCCCCGACGGGCCGGTGCCGCCGGGGTCCCGCCGCTGGTGTCCGACCCGTGCGACTTCAACAAGCTGTTCCTGCACAACCTGTCGGTGGAGGCGGTGGGCTCCAGCTGGGTGACGGTGCGCTGGGCCGTGCGGCCTCACCGCAGCCCCCGTCTGCTGGGGCCGGCGCGATTCCGCCTCCTCTTTGACCGCTTCGGCGCCGCCGTCAAGTTCCAGCGCTTCGTGTACCTGCCGGAGCGCGGGGAGCCGGCGGCCACGCTGCGGGAGCTCCGCCCGGACACGCCCTACCTCGTGTGCGTCGAGGGCGTCCTGGGCGGCCGCGTGTGCCCGGTGGCGCCGCGGGACCACTGCGCCGGGCTGGTCACCCTGCCCGAGGGCGGCAccgcagcggcggcggcggcgggcgggccccGCGGCCCCGACCAGCAGCTGCTCACGCTGGTGCTGTTGGCGGTGAacgcgctgctgctgctggcggcTCTGGCCGCCTGGGCCGCCCGCCTGCTCCGCAAGAAGGTGCTGGGCCGTCGGCGTCGGAAGGCGGCCCCGGTCCACGTGCGGCAGCTCTACTCCACACGCCGCCCGCTCCGCTCCATGGGCACCGGAGTGTCCGCCGACTTCTCGGGCTTCCAGTCCCACCGGCCGccccgcggcgccgccgcctGCGCCCTCAGCGAGGCCGACCTCATCGAGTTCCCCTGCGAGCGCTTCCTGGacagcggcggcggccggcACGGCGATGAGCACCTGCTGCAGCGCTTCGCCGACTGA